The following proteins are encoded in a genomic region of Gossypium hirsutum isolate 1008001.06 chromosome D05, Gossypium_hirsutum_v2.1, whole genome shotgun sequence:
- the LOC107905587 gene encoding NAC domain-containing protein 67, whose protein sequence is MKSLHVCKTPPFLSLSTYMRGKGTHEKETNTLAVKLKGHASSLRVLYPKTPQPNRSLFSCSLKSNLGKLKPYGKKIVSFSDSTKNSPKMSNNQNSNLPLIDIGGGSSRASSPYHFPPGCRFYPSEEELLNHYLTGKNSSVAADRSDAYGSDFIRELHLYDYKPSDLPEGACFVHGYKGRRRHWFCYTKSKGGRGRRRAKGGFWRKIGKVRDVFDGGNVKLGTRTKFVFYEMNSVKAAVRTPWIMYEYALLHRHKASFVLCRVFIKSRARNSVSENVLSCAEEAVSAIRHIGIQHDGFLRPDTLEAEINGDDFTKELDDPITIGPVSVASFEFPSGIPPDLPDDMVGPRLTTSELLSIVEEDFMELDDLS, encoded by the exons ATGAAATCCCTCCACGTATGCAAAACTCCCCCATTCCTCTCACTCTCAACATATATGAGAGGAAAAGGTACACATGAAAAGGAGACTAACACACTCGCAGTGAAACTTAAGGGGCACGCTTCGTCGCTTCGTGTTTTATACCCCAAAACCCCCCAACCCAATCGAAGTCTCTTCTCTTGTTCCCTAAAATCGAATTTGGGAAAGCTAAAACCCTACGGAAAAAAAATCGTTTCGTTTTCTGATTCGACTAAAAATTCCCCTAAAATGTCAAACAATCAAAATTCGAATCTTCCCTTGATAGATATAGGAGGAGGTTCATCCAGAGCAAGTTCGCCGTATCATTTTCCACCTGGTTGTCGATTTTACCCTTCCGAGGAGGAGCTTCTAAACCATTACCTGACTGGGAAAAACAGTTCCGTCGCCGCCGATCGCTCTGATGCGTACGGATCCGATTTTATCAGGGAACTTCATTTGTACGATTATAAGCCGTCAGATTTACCGGAGGGCGCGTGCTTTGTGCACGGATATAAGGGGAGAAGAAGGCACTGGTTTTGTTATACCAAGAGTAAAGGTGGGAGGGGGAGGAGAAGGGCAAAGGGTGGGTTTTGGAGGAAAATTGGAAAAGTTAGGGATGTGTTTGATGGAGGAAATGTTAAGTTGGGGACTAGAACTAAATTTGTGTTTTATGAGATGAATTCAGTTAAGGCTGCTGTTAGGACTCCTTGGATTATGTATGAGTATGCACTCCTTCACCGCCACAag GCTTCTTTTGTGCTATGCCGAGTTTTCATCAAATCTCGAGCTAGAAATAGTGTATCAGAGAATGTTTTAAGTTGTGCAGAAGAAGCTGTTTCAGCTATACGTCACATTGGAATTCAGCATGATGGATTTCTGAGACCTGACACTCTTGAAGCTGAAATCAATGGTGATGACTTTACTAAAGAGCTAGATGATCCAATAACAATTGGACCTGTTTCTGTTGCAAGTTTTGAGTTTCCTTCAGGCATTCCACCAGACCTGCCCGATGATATG
- the LOC107903180 gene encoding polyadenylate-binding protein 8 isoform X2 — MAQIHVQYQAPVSGPNGVAPGPGGPQFMLTSLYVGDLDASVTDEQLFQTFSQVAQVASVRVCRDLATGRSLGYGYVNYNNPRDAARALDLLNFTPLNNKPIRIMYSQRDPSLRKSGAANIFIKNLDKSIDHKALHDTFSSFGNILSCKIATDGFGQSKGYGFVQFDNEESAQNAIDKLNGMLINDKQVYVGPFLRKQERDSALDKTKFNNVYVKNLSESTTDEDLKTIFGEYGEITSAVVMRDADGKSKGFGFVNFEDADAAAKAVEALNGKKLDEKEWYVGKALKKSEREHERKAQYEQTLKEAADKLQGLNLYIKNLDDGIGDEALKELFSEFGTITSCKVMRDPSGISKGSGFVAFSTPEEASRALAEMNGKMVVSKPLYVALAQRKEERRARLQAQFSQMRPLAISSVSPRIPMYPSGAPGLGQQFLYGQGPPAIIPPQQGQQGQRPGGRRGAGPVQQTQQPVPLIQQQMLPRGRVYRYPPGRMMPEGPMSNVPGGMLSVPYDMGGMPMRDAGVGQPMPVPALATALANATPEQQRTMLGESLYPLVERLERDSAAKVTGMLLEMDQTEVLHLLESPEALKAKVAEAMEVLRSVAAQQQANNPADRLASLSLNDNLVS; from the exons ATGGCGCAAATTCATGTTCAGTACCAGGCGCCAGTTTCCGGGCCAAACGGCGTTGCTCCCGGACCTGGGGGACCGCAGTTTATGCTGACTTCACTCTATGTTGGGGATCTTGATGCTTCCGTTACCGATGAGCAACTCTTCCAAACGTTTAGCCAGGTGGCTCAGGTCGCCTCAGTAAGAGTTTGTCGGGACTTGGCTACCGGTCGCTCTCTCGGCTACGGCTATGTCAACTATAACAATCCTCGTGATG CGGCTAGGGCATTGGATCTACTTAATTTCACTCCACTGAATAACAAGCCTATTCGCATCATGTATTCTCAGCGAGATCCTAGTCTTCGTAAGAGTGGCGCTGCAAACATATTTATCAAG AACTTGGACAAGTCTATCGACCACAAAGCATTACATGATACATTTTCTTCATTTGGCAACATTCTTTCGTGCAAGATTGCTACTGATGGTTTTGGCCAGTCTAAAGGCTATGGTTTTGTACAATTTGACAATGAAGAATCTGCTCAAAATGCTATTGATAAATTAAATGGCATGTTGATTAATGACAAGCAGGTCTATGTTGGACCTTTCCTTCGTAAGCAGGAAAGAGACAGTGCTCTAGATAAGACTAAATTTAATAATGTTTATGTGAAAAATCTTTCCGAGTCTACGACAGATGAAGACTTAAAAACAATCTTTGGCGAGTATGGTGAAATTACTAGTGCTGTAGTTATGAGGGATGCAGATGGGAAGTCAAAGGGTTTTGGATTTGTCAACTTTGAAGATGCTGATGCTGCTGCTAAAGCTGTTGAAGCTCTTAATGGAAAGAAGTTGGACGAAAAAGAGTGGTATGTTGGAAAAGCCCTTAAAAAGTCTGAAAGAGAGCATGAACGAAAAGCCCAATATGAGCAGACTTTGAAGGAAGCTGCTGATAAGTTACAGGGTTTGAATTTATACATTAAAAACTTAGATGATGGTATTGGTGATGAAGCGTTGAAGGAACTTTTTTCTGAGTTTGGTACCATTACTTCATGCAAG GTTATGCGTGATCCTAGTGGAATTAGTAAGGGCTCTGGGTTTGTGGCCTTCTCAACCCCTGAAGAAGCATCTCGTGCT CTTGCTGAGATGAATGGTAAAATGGTTGTTAGCAAACCGCTTTATGTGGCGCTTGCGCAGaggaaagaagagagaagagcAAGGCTACAG GCTCAGTTTTCTCAGATGAGGCCACTTGCTATTTCTTCTGTCTCTCCTCGAATTCCAATGTATCCTTCTGGTGCTCCAGGTCTTGGCCAACAGTTTTTATATGGGCAAGGACCTCCAGCTATCATTCCTCCGCAA CAAGGTCAGCAGGGCCAGCGACCAGGGGGACGACGAGGAGCTGGTCCAGTGCAACAGACTCAGCAACCAGTGCCATTGATACAACAGCAA ATGCTGCCCAGGGGACGTGTCTATCGTTACCCACCTGGTCGTATGATGCCTGAGGGTCCAATGTCAAATGTTCCCGGTGGCATGCTTTCTGTTCCATATGACATGGGTGGCATGCCAATGCGCGATGCTGGTGTTGGGCAACCTATGCCAGTACCAGCATTGGCTACAGCTCTCGCAAATGCAACGCCTGAACAGCAAAGGACG ATGCTTGGTGAAAGCTTATACCCCCTTGTGGAACGGTTGGAGCGTGATTCTGCAGCCAAGGTTACAGGGATGCTTCTGGAAATGGACCAAACTGAGGTTTTGCATCTCCTTGAGTCACCAGAAGCTTTGAAGGCAAAAGTAGCCGAGGCCATGGAGGTATTGAGGAGTGTTGCTGCTCAGCAACAGGCCAACAATCCAGCAGACCGATTGGCTTCACTATCCCTGAATGATAACCTTGTGTCCTGA
- the LOC107903180 gene encoding polyadenylate-binding protein 2 isoform X1: MAQIHVQYQAPVSGPNGVAPGPGGPQFMLTSLYVGDLDASVTDEQLFQTFSQVAQVASVRVCRDLATGRSLGYGYVNYNNPRDAARALDLLNFTPLNNKPIRIMYSQRDPSLRKSGAANIFIKNLDKSIDHKALHDTFSSFGNILSCKIATDGFGQSKGYGFVQFDNEESAQNAIDKLNGMLINDKQVYVGPFLRKQERDSALDKTKFNNVYVKNLSESTTDEDLKTIFGEYGEITSAVVMRDADGKSKGFGFVNFEDADAAAKAVEALNGKKLDEKEWYVGKALKKSEREHERKAQYEQTLKEAADKLQGLNLYIKNLDDGIGDEALKELFSEFGTITSCKVMRDPSGISKGSGFVAFSTPEEASRALAEMNGKMVVSKPLYVALAQRKEERRARLQAQFSQMRPLAISSVSPRIPMYPSGAPGLGQQFLYGQGPPAIIPPQAGFGYQQQLVPEMRPGGPPVPNFFVPMVQQGQQGQRPGGRRGAGPVQQTQQPVPLIQQQMLPRGRVYRYPPGRMMPEGPMSNVPGGMLSVPYDMGGMPMRDAGVGQPMPVPALATALANATPEQQRTMLGESLYPLVERLERDSAAKVTGMLLEMDQTEVLHLLESPEALKAKVAEAMEVLRSVAAQQQANNPADRLASLSLNDNLVS, translated from the exons ATGGCGCAAATTCATGTTCAGTACCAGGCGCCAGTTTCCGGGCCAAACGGCGTTGCTCCCGGACCTGGGGGACCGCAGTTTATGCTGACTTCACTCTATGTTGGGGATCTTGATGCTTCCGTTACCGATGAGCAACTCTTCCAAACGTTTAGCCAGGTGGCTCAGGTCGCCTCAGTAAGAGTTTGTCGGGACTTGGCTACCGGTCGCTCTCTCGGCTACGGCTATGTCAACTATAACAATCCTCGTGATG CGGCTAGGGCATTGGATCTACTTAATTTCACTCCACTGAATAACAAGCCTATTCGCATCATGTATTCTCAGCGAGATCCTAGTCTTCGTAAGAGTGGCGCTGCAAACATATTTATCAAG AACTTGGACAAGTCTATCGACCACAAAGCATTACATGATACATTTTCTTCATTTGGCAACATTCTTTCGTGCAAGATTGCTACTGATGGTTTTGGCCAGTCTAAAGGCTATGGTTTTGTACAATTTGACAATGAAGAATCTGCTCAAAATGCTATTGATAAATTAAATGGCATGTTGATTAATGACAAGCAGGTCTATGTTGGACCTTTCCTTCGTAAGCAGGAAAGAGACAGTGCTCTAGATAAGACTAAATTTAATAATGTTTATGTGAAAAATCTTTCCGAGTCTACGACAGATGAAGACTTAAAAACAATCTTTGGCGAGTATGGTGAAATTACTAGTGCTGTAGTTATGAGGGATGCAGATGGGAAGTCAAAGGGTTTTGGATTTGTCAACTTTGAAGATGCTGATGCTGCTGCTAAAGCTGTTGAAGCTCTTAATGGAAAGAAGTTGGACGAAAAAGAGTGGTATGTTGGAAAAGCCCTTAAAAAGTCTGAAAGAGAGCATGAACGAAAAGCCCAATATGAGCAGACTTTGAAGGAAGCTGCTGATAAGTTACAGGGTTTGAATTTATACATTAAAAACTTAGATGATGGTATTGGTGATGAAGCGTTGAAGGAACTTTTTTCTGAGTTTGGTACCATTACTTCATGCAAG GTTATGCGTGATCCTAGTGGAATTAGTAAGGGCTCTGGGTTTGTGGCCTTCTCAACCCCTGAAGAAGCATCTCGTGCT CTTGCTGAGATGAATGGTAAAATGGTTGTTAGCAAACCGCTTTATGTGGCGCTTGCGCAGaggaaagaagagagaagagcAAGGCTACAG GCTCAGTTTTCTCAGATGAGGCCACTTGCTATTTCTTCTGTCTCTCCTCGAATTCCAATGTATCCTTCTGGTGCTCCAGGTCTTGGCCAACAGTTTTTATATGGGCAAGGACCTCCAGCTATCATTCCTCCGCAA GCTGGTTTTGGTTATCAACAACAACTGGTTCCTGAAATGAGGCCTGGTGGACCCCCTGTGCCAAATTTCTTTGTTCCTATGGTACAGCAAGGTCAGCAGGGCCAGCGACCAGGGGGACGACGAGGAGCTGGTCCAGTGCAACAGACTCAGCAACCAGTGCCATTGATACAACAGCAA ATGCTGCCCAGGGGACGTGTCTATCGTTACCCACCTGGTCGTATGATGCCTGAGGGTCCAATGTCAAATGTTCCCGGTGGCATGCTTTCTGTTCCATATGACATGGGTGGCATGCCAATGCGCGATGCTGGTGTTGGGCAACCTATGCCAGTACCAGCATTGGCTACAGCTCTCGCAAATGCAACGCCTGAACAGCAAAGGACG ATGCTTGGTGAAAGCTTATACCCCCTTGTGGAACGGTTGGAGCGTGATTCTGCAGCCAAGGTTACAGGGATGCTTCTGGAAATGGACCAAACTGAGGTTTTGCATCTCCTTGAGTCACCAGAAGCTTTGAAGGCAAAAGTAGCCGAGGCCATGGAGGTATTGAGGAGTGTTGCTGCTCAGCAACAGGCCAACAATCCAGCAGACCGATTGGCTTCACTATCCCTGAATGATAACCTTGTGTCCTGA